TGCAAATAATGAATCTAGTTAGTTGTGGCATAGGAGACTTGGTcgtgctagcatggacctattgcAAAAATTATCCCCTAAAGATTTGGTTAATGGTCTACCAAAAGATAATTATGTCAAAAACAAAGTCTATGATGCATGTCAGTATGGTAAACAAATCAAGTCATCCTTTAGGACCAAAAAGGAAACTTCCACATCTAGATCCTTGGAAttaattcatcttgatttatttgggTCCAAAAACATTGCAAGCATTGGTGGAAAACTATACGCAtttgtaatagttgatgattactctagattttcttgggtaATATCTCTGGCAAATAAAAGTGAAACTTCTAAtgcttttataaaattttgtagcaaaattcaaaatgaaaaggggctATCCATTGTCAACATTTGGATTGAAGGAGGACgagaatttagaaataaagaaatcaaaaatttttGTGATGAACAtggttattcacacaacttctctgcaccaaaaactccacaacaaaatggagtagtcaaaagaaaaaattgaacacTTCAAGAGATTGCtagaacaatgttgaatgaacataaccttcccaagtacttttgggctgaagcggtaaacaCCACGTGCTATGTAAGTAATCGTGTAGTCATAAGATCTAAAATTGGTAAAACTCAATACAAAATTTGGAAGGGTCAAAAACCCAACATCTCTCACTTCAAGGTCTTTGGATGCAAGTGTTTTATTATAAATGATAGAGATTATCTTGCAAAATTTGATCCAAAGTCtggtgaaggaattttcctaggatatgctatGAACAGCAAAGCCTAtaaagttttcaataaaagaaccaAACTATTCAAGAGTCAACTCATGTGgtttttgatgaagctaatcATTTCGTCCCAAAAACCACGGCTCATATAGATGAGGATGATCAAGTAAATACTTTTAGAATCAAAAAAAAACTTGAACAACTTAAAATCAACAATGAAAAAgaggaaaattccaaaaataatgTGACTGAACATCAAGAAACAGAGTCACAACTTCAAAAAGAAGTTCCGAAGCCCGATGAAGAAGATCGGGAGCTTCCCAAAGCATGGAAATTCATCAAAAATCATCGAACTGATCTCATCATAGGAAATCCATCTAGAGGAGTTAGCACTAGATCACATCTTAAAAGTGGATGCAACTACATAGCTTTGTATCCCAAAGTGAACCAAAGAATTTCGAAGAAGCTGAAAATAATGAAAGTTGGATCATggctatgcaggaagaacttaatcaatttgtaaggaacaaagtatgggaactAGTCCCAAGACCCAAGAATACTTCCATAATTGGTACAAAATGGgtatttaagaaaaaaatcatTGTCGGATGGATTTTTTCCCCAATTTGATCAACCTATGATGCTAGCCAGAGAGGAAAACAAAGGGTGGTGATAATGAAGCAAATAGCCCCCATAGGAATATAGAAGACCGCCAGTTTAAAACTTTTTTACGTGAAGAAATTGCACTCCAACTACTTTAAAATATAGGATTATGTTAATTTATGAGATTTTAGACTATGGTACAATTTGTAATATCAACAATACTTATTATATCTAATGGTAGATGGTAtggttttatttattattaattgatGGCTATTgttatgaatgtttatttattattaaacaatttttttatttttataacatttgtattaaaagaaaatatttttaactaatttttatgtctatttatttattatttttgctatAATAAAATACCATCTCTAGAAATGCCTCTTATTTTAAAAACAGTTCTCTTCTTGATAGCTCAAAGGGTTAAAactggaaatatatatattcaaaggTTAGCTACCAAACTGATGAAGAACTTCAAGCATTCAGATTCAAAAGACTGTTTCTAGTTATATTCAAAACTTGGTTCACATATTCAGAATTGCATTCAGCATTTAATGTTGAATGCTAAATTTTGTCAAACACCCCCTTCTAAAACAAAGAGCGGGAATGACCGCAACACTACCATGATACAAGAGTAGTCATATGAGGAAAATAACCTCCCAACAAAATAGTGCCACCATAGCAGCTGGTGATGATGGAGGACCACCAATGGAGAACATTAGATGCTTATATTACTATAGCTTTTGAAATTAGGATTttcattttagttcaaaatcttgGTTActtaaaattttagttaatttaagATCATTTTGTCTATTTAAGTATTTGGGGGTTCTTTTGTAATTAGTTTTGTTTAGTTGTAACATTGGGTGCATAAGAACTTTGCGTGTATGTTGTATTGGATAATTATCAAATTTGAATTGGGAATCATACATGTTTTGCCCTCTCTCTTGAGCAGCCCCAACCCTTCTCTCCCTCCTCCTTTTCCTCCTCCCTCCTTCAActtcctttttccttcttcccttctctttctatttctctctTTGTCCTATTTCTTTTTGTGTTCTGTCCAGGAATCAATTTGTTCCTCCTCCTTTcttcctctttctttttcttattctctacttctctttctctttctctttccccccttaattttctatttgtttatgtttttgttctGAATCACATGATCTCCATAACAAAGGCTAAAATGAAGCAATAAAAGTTAGAAACCCTTATGATCCAAGGATATTTTTTAGGGGAAAAGGCACTAACCtctcctaaggtttcaaaaatcctacgAAACTCCTTTAAGGTTTCAATAATTACAAGGACCTCccctgagatttgtcaaaaaaacacaaatgtccccttatattttgcaaaaagacaagtcttttgagagaaggtttgtgtctttttggaaAATCTAAGGAGAGGTCCGTGgcatttttaaaacctcaagggaggtcgatgggatttttgaaacctcaagggatgtccctatttttttgtcaaaccttaggggatgttagtgtcttttgccctattTTTTAACTTTCATGCAccccctcccccaaaaaaaatatcaagaaattacCCATTGTATGAAGGTGATACCTTCTAGTTAAAGGTCTTCTTTGGCTTTAGAGCAAGGGATTCTCTTTAGAAACTCTCAAGAACTCTTTCTATTCCAAGTAAATGAGGGATGGCTTAAGCATCAAAGAGGTCCCCTACCACTCCAAGCTTCACAagtattttcttttttatgattGTAGCAAGCAACAAGTCTTGATTACAAGGATCAAAGTTTGGCTTGGACCAATTTCTACACCAGATTGGCACATCTTTGGAATCAATCCACTTCCCCAAAATATAATGACAACCACCTTGTTGCGAGTCATTAGGGCTTCAGCCAAGATAAAACACACAAAGGTGTTGAGCCAATAAATGAAAGGGCATTAAGCCAAACAAATCTCCCAAAGGTATTTAGCCTACCTAGGAAAAATTCACAAGATCATTGAGTGCAAAATGAGTGGAAAGGCATTAAGCCTAGTAGAATTCCCAGTCATATAGCCTAACTGGGTTGAACAAcatggatcccagtaaaattccCAAGAGCAATCAGCATAACTAGGTTGTGCATTGAACCTAGTAAAACCCCAAAGGAATCCAATGTACTTAGGTTGCAGGTCATCAAGCCCAATAGAATCTCCAAAGGCATTTAGCCTACTTGGGAAAATATCCTTAAGGGGGTTGAGTCTGAAACCACATGAATCTTGGTAAACTGAAAGACATTCAATTTCAACATAATTGGGTTGAAGGACATTGAGCAGCATTGGGACTATTAAAATTCCTAAAAAATTCAAACTAAGCTGAAGGGCATAAAGTTTTGGTTAACCCAATGGTATGCAGCCTAACTAGGTTGTTGAAGGGTATTTATCCTAGTTGAATCCCTAAAGGAATTTAGCCCAAATGGGTTGATGGGCATTGAGCCCAATAAATTTCCAATAGACATCTAGCCTAACAAAGAATAAGGAGACATAAAATGTGGGTAAAACATCCTCCCAATAAAATAGTGCCATTATAGTAGCCCATCATGCCCATGATGTCCACAAATAAGTTTTAACATTAAGTGAAATAAACAACATCCCAATAATCTAAGGTTAGTTTGTTTAACTCACATACACTCGCCCATATTACAAAACTAACATACACTCCCCCTTATTATGAAACTACACTTAATTGGAGATATTATAATTTAACTCACGTATACTCCCCCATATTACAAAACTAACATACACTCCCCCATATTAGGAAACTACACTTCTCTAAGGTGATATTTTGTTTAAAAGGCCTCCTTGGCTCTAAGCTAAGGGAGTCTCCTTTGGAACTCTCAAGAGCTCCCTGTATTTCACATAAGAGGTCCCCACCAGGGGCCACCACAAGCCTCCCAACTGTGTTTCTCTTTTATGATTACAAAAGTAGCAGGCAGTTGTCATTTGCTGATTCAAGGATCAGACTTCTGCTTTTaccaattttattttcataaacatatatcataatTTAATTTCTATGAATGTTGGAAAGAGAAAGACTTTTACCTTGGGTAATACTGCAGGCTCTACCTCTTGCTTCAAAGAGCCACAATTAGGGTCCTTGTTAGAGGTTTCTGGAAATAAACTGAAATCAAAGAAGCACCACTAGTTCTGAACATGTATGCATATTCTGATTAATAGAAATTGAACAACCAAATAATTgaccaaataaatataattaccACCTGTTAGGCTCCGCATTCAAGATTGTCGCTCTTTCAGCTAAATGAGAGGGAACATGAAGTGACATGCTCTGCAATATTTTCTGCTGCCGTAGAGATGCGTCTATGAGTTTCTGCAATCAAATCCAAAAACCTGATTCATTTGAAAGGAATACACAAAATGGTTGTTGGCTggcaaaaaaacaaaacaaaagcagaCAGAGGGGGTCAGGCAGGATTCGTTCAGTTTCTTTTCCTGCATATGAGACTCTTAACCAAACAAATTATCGCAGACATGATTTAAAATCCAAGGCTTTAAAATTACAATATCCCTTCGTTTCCTGAATTTTCTTAGTGACCAAACGGTTCCTGACTTGAGAAGCAACACCAATGAATAGATAATACTTCACACCACACGCACACAGAATACCTTGGCTTTGGGAATGGCTCTGGTCTCCTCTCGCAGGCGGTCCTTGATGGCTTGCACCTGAAGCTCCATGGCCTTCAATGCGGCGTCCACCGCCGACAAATCGGCGATACTGCTCGCAGGGTACACTGCAAGAGCGACGAGGAAAAAACGAAGCTGGCATGGGCGAAATTCAAGCGCAAATGTAGTAGAAAAAGCAGTGGACCTATCTTAGGGTTTGATATACTCACTGTTCCGACCAATCACGAGCTCTTGAAGCTCCGCTATACGAGAGTTGAACGAAGAAATCAGAGAATCCAGCGACGAGCCTGCTTGCTTCACATCcatctctctctccatctctgcCTTCTGTTGTTCTGGGAGCGACAAATCTTGAACGGGGAATTGGCGGGAAAGTTCGGAtggatttcttttatttttgaaatgataggAGTCCCGTGAATAATCCGctcctttctttttccttctccacttaaataccaaaatgttattaataaaaattcataattcttcatattcaaatttaatattttagctATAGCCCTTAAGTTCTAGGTAGTTTTTTTGCAAGATGTATCTATATCAAGGATTATATTAGAGGAAACaagagtaaaaaaataaatattttttattgtataaaatattattaagaataaaaattcattttaatataGTTAAGAattaaaaaagtaaaattttaacaagaaacaaaaaatttgTGATTCATTTacagtatattttatatttttaaacattTCTAGATAACcaaatatttattaatttaattcaaattatATTTGTAACATCTTATATATTATAGAGACACAAATAGTAGTATGTGATTATATGTCTCGtggtaaaaatattattaaattgaatttagATTAATTGATTATCATATTTGTCACTAATTTTGATAAAATACTTTTGTTGGACATTAAAAAAATATACTCATTGAATTTTTATGCGAGAAGGATGAATTTATTAGGAGTATGCAAGATGAGGTTCATATATACGTTATTTTGCAAATAATATTGTTTGGATTGATGAAATTAGAGCTGAAGTATAATTCAAAATTATgaaaaagaagtttaagaatctAGATGTTGTAAGATTAGTAGAAACAAGACAAAACGTGGGAAATGTAAATTTAGTCATTTAAAGAGAACTATTGGAGAAAAATTAGACTAGCTAAAATTCAATCAAAAAATTAGTAAAACTAGTAGATTTATATCTGTTGGATCTAGTATGTGAGctaaagagaaaaattaaaatgacgaGCCACATCAGCGGTCCGTGTCAAATTCCCTGGGTGAGTCGCATTATATCACATAGCGGGAGACATCATGCTGAGGTCACCCTGTTGtagtaaatttaaaataaaaataaaaataatgacatGTGTCACCATGTCTGATTGACATGTGGCCCACTCTTCTCAACCGGGTCAAATCTAGTTCATATCGATTGAACTAGTCTAAATTTTGAACCGTCAATACGTCgattcatttatttttaattgattataatttttaaaaaaatattttaaaaatagtaaaaattagaagaaaaatattttaaaacattttaaaaataagtaaaaattatttgagttattttgattCAGATGACAAAAAATGTGAAAACAAAAATACCAATAATgaagaaaaagtctttaaaaatcctagaaaaattttagaaaaaacgTTGACAATTTTTtcagaaaaatctaaaaaaataagacaaattttagaatattttaaagattctttttgaccaaatttgatgaatttattatttgtatgcattttatttttgtgtgtgtacATTCCTATGATTgaacaaagggtaaagaggtatttcagacctcacTTGTATTAGTTTTAAAGAGGGTtaatctaataagatcccctcttttggagatcttattagacattcttaaatagcaccttattttataattttttattaaattttaaatatttatttaaaaaaaataaaattaattaaatgccattagattcaatttagaaataattcataattaattaggcatcgttcgtagaacgggtgtgaAGGGGGTactagtaccttccccttgcataactgAATTTCTGGTCCCAACTCTAGTGAAAGTAGACTGAGTAAATGGGTTCCTTGACCTATAATTAGTTTAGAGACTAATAAAcaagtaattaggtgaactaacagCACCTGGGAAAATAACAAGCTAGTGGTGACTCTATCAAACTTTCGATATTATTATTTCTCGCCAATTTTCAGGACATTACGACAATACCAACATAACTTGAATTTTCTCTTATAGTATTTATGAATATATTTGGTCTTTCAAGATGTATTGAATTGTTGGGGATATAGCTTACATTCAAAGCTGATCACATGTACTAAAAAGAGTTACATGAAGTGAGGAACAATTACATGAGAAGAGGTTTTAGGCAATATACAGGAGGACGTTTGATTAGtacaaaactgtcgatggtttggtcaaattgttgacgaTTTTCGTCGGCGCAGATTATGTAATTTGAATTCAAGGGCTTGTATATTGGGCTTATCTTAAGGATTTTCCTCCAGGGGATtactatagatgtagtttaggtttactatAACTCCTTTATAGGCATTAGATGGTTagataaacatcattatgtaacatAGAATAGATtaagcttcaagtaagcttcaaagattgtagctttgacattgatcatagtgaaattGAAGTTGCTACTCCCGATGACgtaggctattgccgaaccacataaatcttgtgcgtTCTAGTTATGTTATTtgttcttcttattattgtttgattgtttcttatgtatatttcatcatcgagtgattgcattaATGGTTATTGATTGTTTTGTGTTTGATTATGTGCTTCCGCTAcatgtgttcaagttgaacggGGAACTAgaatcaacaagtggtatcagagctattggttctatAATGGTTAGGGTCTCTTCAATTAAGTTCAATGTGAACAAGTTCGACGAAACTAGTAATTTCGAGCTTTGGCAATGAAGGGTGAAAAATCTACTAGTGCAACAAGGGGTGGTGAAGGAGTTATATGGAAAGAAGTCAAAGGACATGAatgacgcaagttggaaggagcttgaagcaaaggtGGTTTCTACGATCAGGTTATGTCTTgtcgatgacgtgttgtatcatgtcatggatgacaATTCTCCGACATCAGTTTGGCAAAAACTTAAAagtcgatatatgtctaagggttcttCAAAATCTACGAATGTAGTTAAAGAAGGGGACTCGGGGAGTAGTGATGGTGAGATGCTCACTATTTCATCAGGTTCAGAATGCCTCACAGGTTCTTGGATCCAAGACTcaagatgttcttttcacatgacacCCAACAAAGCCTGGTTCACCACTTATAGATTGGTGAGTCCTAGTTCTGTTCTGATGGGAAACGGTGTAGTTTGCAAAGTTATCGGAATGGAGGATATCAAGATCAAGATGTAcgatggtgtggtaaggatgtTTTGTGGGTAAAGCATGTTCTCTATCTATGGAAGAACatgatatcattgggtgctttaGATTGtgacgggtatagttacaagtctaaaagcgGGACGATGATGGTGTATGATGgtgtattgatggtgatgaagggacaaaggATAGCAAGGAATTTCTATGCACTGTAAGGTaacatagttgtaggtggagctacaacttCGAGCTTTGAGTTAGAAAATACTgtttttgttgactctatgagtccaatcctgttttgataatgacaaatcacatagtatcttacctgtcattgagattgtgaataggatcattacttagcatgcacgaaaggtaaggaagtcatggaagttatgaggaacttaaagcatatacaGCCTGAcacactccatggaattagaagagcGAAATGATGAAGAAGCTTcgagttttcaattgtaataggTATTTAGTATTGTTTGTATTTACAAATCTCATATgatgtagttggaagctcaaaaagacctaaactgaccttaggacacatgcatttcatgaaaaatctatttacattagttATAAGTTGGATGGACATTGTAGAGGCACAATAAGTCTGAAAaatagaggcctcgtcgacgaacatcctggcctcatcaacgaattctTAAGGCCACTCGGCGACGTGATCtgctcttgtcgacgagaaaatgctaAGAGCTCAAAAATCTTAGATAGGCTATTCGGTGACGAACTcactttctcgtcgacgaacgagtgttgaacattcgtcgacgagcatgTGCACTAGTTGACAAGTACGTCGCGCTGAATGATGCTCTAGCGCAGACACAGATGgaaatcttttattttaaatgatccaacagtTAGAAATCTTTCAGATGGTGAGAACACTTATGAACATAACCTCTAAACCCTTGGGCATCACTTTTTGCATACTTTTTGAGAGCTTTGAATGTATTACAAACTTCTTGCTTGCACTCCAAAGCATACACATCAAGTTTGGACATTTCGTGCATTGAGTTTCAAGATCAAAGGGCATTCactcatatcttttgcaaacaatttgggtattgaggtttggtaaacaaagtaTCATTTTTGATTTATTGATATTTATTCACAAAGCTTTGTACTCTCACAATCCTATTGTTAAATATTTCTTGAGAGCAAGAACTTGAgttcttcatatatatttttacgtgaagaaatttttaaagggtttatcaaaacttaaatatttgaaagtattcaCTTTTATTCAAAGTTTTCATTTGAGCACAATTATTGCAAAACATATttgattagatctttgaagcaaacttgtccttcaaatatttttataaagatcaaatagcagattagatctttggagcaaaacTGATTGATTTAGATATTTGGAGCTAAACTGTtttaaatttaatctttgaagcaAAAGAGTCATatctatatttatacaaagattattaaaagaatttcattgacaacatcacatacactcattgagcttcatgttatatcatctgagtatgtattaggatttcaatcgtactcattagcttgttaatGAGTGTTTTAGTTTTGCCGAAAATTGTAACTATATTGTTGTATTGATAGTTCGGGTTGTAAACCGAAGTGAGGAGGAAGccacacctcttgtaagcagcggattgtaacgggaagctccgtcccagttaaaggagcgggattagtggaatcattgagtgggttgctcaaggcgaggatgtaggctgggatggccgaacctcataaaaactgtgtttACATCTCTCTTTCCTTTAACTCTCTTAATTTCCATT
This region of Malania oleifera isolate guangnan ecotype guangnan chromosome 10, ASM2987363v1, whole genome shotgun sequence genomic DNA includes:
- the LOC131166020 gene encoding spindle and kinetochore-associated protein 1 homolog, with translation MEREMDVKQAGSSLDSLISSFNSRIAELQELVIGRNMYPASSIADLSAVDAALKAMELQVQAIKDRLREETRAIPKAKKLIDASLRQQKILQSMSLHVPSHLAERATILNAEPNSLFPETSNKDPNCGSLKQEVEPAVLPKEKKSRASPPLWYVTADELDSLSSYMRGRLTLDKVNAAIGDMATYAEANAQLISAPRKKLTENILEKALELRDIATTEAVKGKHFFLETDIKGPTLKLDNTGKAILTVLRHLGRISETRIGHCRVIILVKPQ